The following proteins are encoded in a genomic region of bacterium:
- a CDS encoding nucleotidyl transferase AbiEii/AbiGii toxin family protein, with the protein MLDLIKKAILGVETREAKIHIAREFLQLLTLKILYDRGYFKNLAFVGGTALRVLYDLRRFSEDLDFSLINREGYNSDAFLRSVVYELKKNGFSLDVKEAKEKTVQSAILKFKDILFTLGLSNLKAEKLSIRVEIDANPPTGWDTNISLVNKYFVFTVTHFDIPSLYATKLHACFFRKYTKGRDFYDLLWYLGKKTLPNFKFLNNAIEQTEGKKGNVDERNFRDFLQEKLASIDFGKVRKDVERFIVDKNELKLLDAHLILNLLDSVELKSM; encoded by the coding sequence ATGTTAGATTTAATTAAAAAAGCCATCTTAGGAGTTGAAACGCGTGAGGCAAAAATTCATATTGCAAGGGAATTTTTGCAGTTGCTCACATTAAAAATCTTATATGATCGGGGTTATTTCAAAAACCTTGCCTTTGTTGGTGGAACAGCATTGAGGGTTCTTTACGACTTGCGGAGATTCTCAGAAGACCTTGATTTCTCGCTTATCAACCGCGAAGGCTATAATTCTGATGCCTTTTTAAGAAGTGTGGTTTATGAATTAAAGAAGAATGGATTTTCTCTGGATGTTAAAGAAGCAAAAGAGAAGACTGTTCAATCAGCTATACTTAAATTTAAGGATATCTTATTCACCTTAGGCTTATCTAACTTAAAGGCCGAGAAGTTGTCTATTAGAGTAGAGATAGATGCAAATCCGCCGACGGGCTGGGATACAAATATCTCTTTGGTAAATAAGTATTTTGTCTTTACGGTAACGCATTTTGATATTCCCTCTCTTTATGCCACAAAACTCCATGCCTGTTTTTTTAGAAAATATACCAAAGGAAGGGATTTCTACGACCTTTTGTGGTATCTTGGAAAGAAAACGCTGCCCAATTTCAAATTTCTCAATAATGCTATAGAGCAGACAGAGGGCAAAAAAGGTAATGTAGATGAGAGGAATTTTAGAGATTTTTTACAAGAAAAATTAGCCAGTATTGATTTTGGAAAGGTCAGGAAGGATGTAGAGAGGTTTATAGTAGATAAAAACGAACTCAAACTGTTGGATGCCCATTTAATCCTCAATCTCCTTGATAGTGTAGAATTGAAATCTATGTAA